In the genome of Corythoichthys intestinalis isolate RoL2023-P3 chromosome 19, ASM3026506v1, whole genome shotgun sequence, one region contains:
- the LOC130907643 gene encoding E3 ubiquitin-protein ligase pellino homolog 2, which yields MNSPKKDGDDDVPVKDSIKYGELVILGYNGSLPSGDRGRRKSRFALYRRGKANGVKPSAVHILNTPQDSKAVHSRGQHSISFTLSRNQTVVVEYCHDNNTDMFQIGRSTESPIDFVVTDTSGGAKEGEDPSIAPSTISRFACRVVCERHPPYTARIYAAGFDSSKNIFLGEKATKWKNPDGHMDGLTTNGVLVMHPEGFPEDPKQGLWREISVCGDVYALRETRSGPSRGKLAEGESSALRDGSLVDLCGATLLWRTGEGLMRAPTLRHLEALRQELNASRPQCPVGLSTLAFPSLPRSHSLEERQPWVYLTCGHVHGRHDWGQRSEAGEEEPLEGEGSTTRRECPLCRSVGPYVPLWLGCEPAVYVDAGAPTYAFVPCGHVCSERTTRYWADTPLPHGTHAFRPVCPFCSAALSTPGWTRLIFQGPID from the exons ATGAATTCACCGAAAAAGGACGGAGATGATGATGTGCCCGTTAAAGACTCGATAAAATACGGCGAACTGGTCATTTTGGG GTACAATGGCTCTCTTCCCAGCGGCGACCGCGGACGGCGAAAGAGCCGCTTCGCTTTGTACCGGCGCGGCAAAGCCAATGGCGTCAAGCCTAGCGCTGTGCACATCCTCAACACGCCGCAGGACAGCAAG GCTGTGCACAGCAGGGGGCAGCACAGCATCTCTTTCACGTTGTCCCGCAACCAAACAGTGGTGGTGGAGTATTGCCATGACAACAATACTGACATGTTCCAG ATTGGGCGCTCAACAGAGAGTCCCATTGACTTTGTGGTGACGGACACCTCCGGGGGGGCTAAGGAGGGTGAGGATCCCTCCATAGCCCCCAGCACCATCTCACGTTTTGCCTGCCGCGTGGTGTGCGAGCGCCACCCGCCATACACGGCGCGCATCTACGCCGCTGGCTTTGACTCCTCCAAAAATATCTTCTTAGGG GAGAAGGCGACCAAGTGGAAGAACCCAGACGGCCATATGGATGGGCTGACCACTAATGGCGTGCTGGTTATGCACCCCGAGGGCTTCCCAGAAGATCCCAAGCAGGGTCTGTGGCGTGAGATCTCTGTCTGCGGTGACGTATATGCCCTGAGGGAGACTCGCTCTGGACCCAGCAGGGGCAAACTT GCAGAAGGTGAGAGCAGCGCGTTACGTGACGGCTCATTAGTGGACTTGTGCGGCGCTACCTTGCTGTGGCGCACGGGCGAAGGCCTCATGCGTGCTCCCACTCTGCGCCACTTGGAGGCGCTCCGCCAGGAGCTGAACGCGTCTCGGCCGCAGTGCCCCGTTGGCCTCAGCACATTGGCCTTTCCTAGCTTGCCACGCAGCCACAG CCTTGAAGAACGTCAGCCCTGGGTCTACCTCACCTGCGGCCACGTCCACGGACGCCACGACTGGGGCCAGAGATCCGAGGCAGGCGAGGAGGAGCCCTTAGAGGGCGAAGGCTCCACGACGCGGCGGGAATGCCCGCTGTGCCGCAGCGTTGGCCCCTACGTACCACTGTGGCTGGGCTGCGAGCCGGCCGTGTACGTGGACGCCGGCGCCCCCACGTACGCCTTCGTGCCGTGTGGCCACGTGTGCTCGGAGAGGACAACCAGGTACTGGGCGGACACCCCGTTGCCCCACGGGACGCACGCTTTCAGACCCGTGTGCCCCTTCTGCTCCGCCGCACTCAGCACACCTGGGTGGACGCGACTCATCTTCCAGGGTCCCATCGACTAG